The following are encoded in a window of Haloarcula laminariae genomic DNA:
- a CDS encoding 50S ribosomal protein L18: MATGPRYKVPMRRRREARTDYHQRLRLLKSGKPRLVARKSNKHTRAQLVTLGPNGDRTLAAAQSGDLEEYGWEAPTGNMPAAYLTGLLAGLRALDAGVEEAVLDIGLNTPTPGSKVFAIQEGAIDAGLEIPHNDDVLADWQRTRGAHIAEYDEMLDEPLYSGDFDAADLPEHFDDIRETLLEGDIEL; encoded by the coding sequence ATGGCGACAGGACCACGATACAAGGTGCCGATGCGGCGACGCCGCGAGGCCCGAACGGATTACCATCAGCGGTTGCGCCTGCTGAAATCCGGCAAGCCCCGCCTTGTCGCTCGAAAGAGCAACAAGCACACCAGGGCGCAGCTGGTGACTCTCGGACCAAACGGCGACCGCACGCTGGCGGCAGCACAGTCGGGCGACCTCGAGGAGTACGGCTGGGAGGCGCCGACGGGCAACATGCCCGCGGCCTACCTCACCGGTCTGCTCGCCGGGCTTCGCGCGCTGGACGCTGGCGTCGAGGAAGCGGTGCTCGACATCGGCCTTAACACCCCGACCCCCGGAAGCAAAGTGTTCGCAATACAGGAAGGCGCTATCGACGCCGGCCTCGAAATCCCCCACAACGACGACGTGCTCGCGGACTGGCAGCGCACGCGCGGTGCCCACATCGCCGAGTACGACGAGATGCTGGACGAGCCGCTGTACAGCGGGGACTTCGACGCTGCAGACCTCCCGGAGCATTTCGACGACATTCGGGAGACACTACTGGAAGGTGACATCGAACTATGA
- a CDS encoding 30S ribosomal protein S5 encodes MSGNNGWEPRTRLGKQVVEGEIDSMQEALNSGLPLKESEVVDQLVPDLEDEVLDINMVQRMTDSGRRVKFRCVVAVGNRDGLVGYAEGRDDQVGGAIQKAIDVAKLNIIDVSRGCGSWECGCGRPHTVALRTEGKAGSVEVELQPAPRGLGLAGGETVRKVLELAGIEDIWTRSSGNTRTTVNFAKATFNALQNTAEARVPERTFEKREVIE; translated from the coding sequence ATGAGTGGTAACAACGGCTGGGAACCCCGCACACGCCTCGGCAAGCAGGTCGTCGAGGGCGAGATCGACTCCATGCAGGAGGCGCTCAACTCCGGGCTTCCCCTGAAAGAATCGGAAGTCGTCGACCAGCTCGTTCCCGACCTGGAAGACGAAGTGCTGGACATCAACATGGTCCAGCGGATGACCGACTCCGGCCGGCGGGTGAAGTTCCGCTGTGTCGTCGCGGTCGGTAACCGCGACGGGCTGGTCGGCTACGCCGAGGGGCGTGACGACCAGGTCGGCGGCGCCATCCAGAAGGCCATCGACGTGGCCAAACTGAACATCATCGACGTCTCCCGCGGCTGTGGGTCCTGGGAGTGTGGCTGTGGCCGTCCGCACACGGTCGCGCTGCGCACCGAGGGCAAGGCCGGGAGCGTCGAGGTCGAGCTCCAGCCGGCCCCGCGCGGGCTGGGCCTTGCCGGCGGGGAGACCGTCCGCAAGGTGCTCGAACTCGCCGGCATCGAGGACATCTGGACCCGTTCGAGCGGGAACACCCGGACCACGGTCAACTTCGCGAAGGCTACCTTCAACGCCCTCCAGAACACGGCCGAGGCCCGCGTCCCCGAGCGCACCTTCGAGAAACGAGAGGTGATTGAGTGA
- the secY gene encoding preprotein translocase subunit SecY, with protein sequence MSWKDTAEPLLVRMPAVRRPEGHVPFKRKLAWTGGVLVLYFFLTNVKLFGLDIDASQQVFGRFGSILASGQGSIMQLGIGPIVTASIVLQLLGGANLLGLNTQDDPRDQILYQGLQKLLVLVMICLTGIPMVFAANFLPPDAAVAQSLGIGTTGVQALIFAQMFVGGVLILFMDEVISKWGVGSGIGLFIVAGVSQRLLGGLLSTPFIGNQNGIVYTWYLYITGQQATGSLFTASGIQTLFLSPGGGRLLALITTVLIFSIVVYAESVRVEIPLSNARVKGARGRFPVKLIYASVLPMILVRALQANIQFLGRILDQQLANLPGWIGTYNNAGQPVSGVFYYLAPIQSPGDWMWFLDATTQPVWQILVRIGVDLTFMLIGGAIFAVFWVETTDMGPEATAKQIHNSGMQIPGFRQNVGVIEKVLERYIPQVTVIGGALVGLLAVMANMMGTIGNVSGTGLLLTVSITYKLYEEIAEEQLMEMHPMMRQMFG encoded by the coding sequence ATGAGTTGGAAGGACACCGCCGAACCACTGCTCGTGCGGATGCCGGCAGTCCGCCGTCCGGAAGGACACGTCCCGTTCAAGCGCAAACTCGCGTGGACGGGGGGCGTGTTGGTACTGTATTTCTTCCTGACGAACGTGAAGCTGTTCGGCCTCGACATCGACGCGAGCCAGCAGGTCTTCGGCCGATTCGGGTCGATTCTGGCCTCCGGCCAGGGGAGTATCATGCAGCTGGGTATCGGGCCCATCGTCACCGCGTCCATCGTGTTGCAGCTACTCGGTGGAGCGAACCTGCTCGGGTTGAACACGCAGGACGACCCGCGGGACCAGATCCTCTACCAGGGGCTCCAGAAGCTGCTGGTGCTCGTGATGATCTGCCTGACCGGCATCCCGATGGTGTTTGCGGCGAACTTCCTGCCGCCGGACGCGGCCGTGGCCCAGTCGCTGGGCATCGGTACGACCGGCGTGCAGGCGCTCATCTTCGCCCAGATGTTCGTCGGCGGTGTCCTCATCCTGTTCATGGACGAGGTCATCTCGAAGTGGGGCGTCGGCTCCGGTATCGGCCTGTTCATCGTCGCCGGCGTGAGCCAGCGACTGCTGGGCGGACTGCTGTCGACCCCCTTCATCGGGAACCAGAACGGGATCGTCTACACGTGGTATCTCTACATCACTGGCCAGCAGGCTACGGGGTCGCTGTTTACCGCGTCTGGTATCCAGACCCTGTTCCTCTCGCCCGGTGGCGGCCGACTGCTCGCGTTGATTACGACGGTGCTCATCTTCTCCATCGTCGTCTACGCGGAGTCGGTCCGCGTCGAGATACCCCTCTCGAACGCGCGGGTCAAGGGCGCGCGCGGTCGCTTCCCCGTGAAGCTCATCTACGCGAGCGTCCTGCCGATGATCCTCGTCCGCGCGCTCCAGGCCAACATCCAGTTCCTGGGGCGTATCCTCGACCAGCAGCTCGCGAACCTGCCGGGCTGGATCGGGACCTACAACAACGCCGGGCAGCCGGTGAGTGGCGTGTTCTACTACCTGGCACCCATCCAGTCGCCCGGCGACTGGATGTGGTTCCTCGACGCGACGACCCAGCCGGTCTGGCAGATACTCGTCCGCATCGGCGTGGACCTCACCTTCATGCTGATCGGCGGGGCTATCTTCGCCGTCTTCTGGGTCGAGACCACCGATATGGGCCCCGAGGCGACGGCGAAACAGATCCACAACTCCGGGATGCAGATTCCCGGCTTCCGGCAGAACGTCGGCGTCATCGAGAAGGTGCTCGAACGCTACATCCCGCAGGTCACCGTCATCGGCGGTGCCCTCGTCGGACTGCTGGCTGTCATGGCCAACATGATGGGTACTATCGGCAACGTCTCCGGGACGGGGCTGTTGCTTACGGTCTCTATCACGTACAAGCTGTACGAGGAGATCGCCGAGGAGCAGCTCATGGAGATGCACCCGATGATGCGCCAGATGTTCGGCTGA
- a CDS encoding 50S ribosomal protein L19e: MTDLSAQKRLASDILDVGKNRVWFNPDRQGDIADAITREDVRELVEEGAITAKDKKGNSRGRARERKEKQAYGHQKGAGSRKGKAGARQNEKENWESRIRAQRKKLRELRDDVTLSTSAYRDLYDKAGGGEFDSVADLERYIDANHGDE; the protein is encoded by the coding sequence ATGACGGATCTGTCCGCACAGAAGCGACTCGCATCGGACATCCTCGACGTCGGGAAGAACCGCGTCTGGTTCAACCCCGACCGCCAGGGTGACATCGCCGACGCCATCACTCGCGAGGACGTTCGCGAGCTGGTCGAGGAGGGTGCCATCACGGCCAAGGACAAGAAGGGCAACTCCCGCGGTCGCGCCCGCGAACGCAAGGAGAAGCAGGCCTACGGCCACCAGAAGGGAGCCGGTTCCCGGAAGGGCAAGGCCGGCGCCCGACAGAATGAAAAGGAGAACTGGGAGTCCCGCATTCGCGCACAGCGAAAGAAGCTCCGCGAACTGCGTGACGACGTCACGCTCTCGACCTCCGCCTACCGCGACCTCTACGACAAGGCCGGCGGTGGCGAGTTCGACAGCGTCGCCGATCTCGAACGATACATCGACGCAAACCACGGTGACGAATAA
- a CDS encoding uL15m family ribosomal protein encodes MTSKKRRQRGSRTHGGGSHKNRRGAGHRGGRGAAGRDKHEFHNYEPLGKSGFKRPEQAQEEVATVDVRELDENAVLYAADGLAEEDGDGYVIDAREVVDEAEDADLVKVLGAGQVRNELTLIADEFSAGAVEKVEDAGGTAKLTDLGEERQADADTEGESDDEE; translated from the coding sequence ATGACGAGCAAGAAACGACGACAGCGCGGTTCGCGCACGCACGGTGGCGGCTCGCACAAGAACCGACGCGGCGCCGGACACCGCGGTGGCCGCGGGGCCGCCGGCCGCGACAAACACGAGTTCCACAACTACGAGCCGCTGGGCAAGAGCGGATTCAAGCGCCCCGAACAGGCTCAGGAAGAGGTCGCGACGGTCGACGTCCGCGAGCTCGACGAGAACGCCGTGCTGTACGCGGCCGACGGGCTCGCCGAGGAGGACGGCGACGGCTACGTCATCGACGCCCGCGAGGTCGTCGACGAGGCCGAGGACGCCGACCTGGTGAAGGTACTCGGTGCGGGGCAGGTCCGCAACGAGCTCACCCTCATCGCCGACGAGTTCTCGGCCGGCGCAGTCGAGAAAGTCGAGGACGCCGGCGGCACCGCAAAGTTGACGGACCTCGGTGAGGAACGGCAGGCAGATGCCGACACCGAAGGCGAATCGGACGACGAGGAATAA
- a CDS encoding 50S ribosomal protein L6 yields MPRVELEIPEDVSVSQDHLDLTVEGPNGAVTRRLWYPDIDVTVADDVVAVESDEDDAKTMSTIGTFESHIENMFHGVVEGWEYEMEVFYSHFPMQVDVNGDEVVIENFLGEKAARRTTVHGDTDVSVDGEELTVTGPDIEAVGQTAADIEQLTRINDKDVRVFQDGVYITQKPSRGDA; encoded by the coding sequence ATGCCACGAGTAGAACTGGAGATTCCGGAGGACGTGTCCGTCTCCCAGGACCATCTCGACCTCACGGTCGAGGGTCCCAACGGGGCGGTCACACGTCGGCTCTGGTATCCCGACATCGACGTCACAGTCGCGGACGACGTCGTCGCGGTCGAGTCCGACGAGGACGACGCCAAGACGATGTCGACCATCGGGACCTTCGAGAGCCACATAGAGAACATGTTCCACGGCGTCGTCGAGGGGTGGGAGTACGAGATGGAAGTCTTCTACTCTCACTTCCCGATGCAGGTCGACGTCAACGGTGACGAGGTCGTCATCGAGAACTTCCTCGGCGAGAAGGCCGCCCGTCGGACCACCGTTCACGGTGACACCGACGTGTCGGTCGACGGCGAGGAACTGACCGTGACCGGCCCCGACATCGAGGCCGTCGGCCAGACCGCCGCGGACATCGAACAGCTCACACGCATCAACGACAAGGACGTGCGCGTGTTCCAGGACGGGGTGTACATCACCCAGAAACCGTCCCGAGGTGACGCCTGA
- a CDS encoding 30S ribosomal protein S8: MTGNDPFANALSALNNAESVGHLEQTVSPASNEIGSVLEVFYDRGYIDGFTFVDDGKAGEFEVELKGAINECGPVKPRYSAGADEFEKWEKRFLPARDYGTLVVTTSHGVMSHYEAREEGVGGQVIAYVY; the protein is encoded by the coding sequence ATGACAGGAAACGACCCATTCGCCAACGCACTGTCGGCACTCAACAACGCCGAGAGCGTCGGGCATCTGGAGCAGACGGTATCGCCCGCCTCGAACGAGATCGGTAGCGTACTCGAGGTCTTCTACGACCGCGGGTACATCGACGGGTTCACATTCGTCGACGACGGCAAAGCCGGTGAGTTCGAGGTCGAACTGAAAGGAGCCATCAACGAGTGTGGCCCGGTCAAGCCCCGCTACTCTGCGGGCGCAGACGAGTTCGAGAAGTGGGAGAAGCGGTTCCTCCCCGCCCGTGACTACGGGACCCTCGTCGTGACGACCAGCCACGGAGTCATGAGCCACTACGAGGCTCGTGAGGAAGGCGTCGGTGGCCAAGTAATCGCGTACGTGTACTAA
- the rpmD gene encoding 50S ribosomal protein L30, with the protein MQALVQIRGDVNMDTDIHDTLKMLNIHHVNHCTFVPDTDAYNGMVSKVNDFVAFGEPSQDTVELLLETRAEPAEGDADVDDEWIAENTEFDDIEGLAWALVSEETTLQEQGLSPTLRLHPPRGGHDGIKHPTKEGGELGRHDTEGIDALLEAMR; encoded by the coding sequence ATGCAAGCACTCGTCCAGATCCGCGGCGACGTGAACATGGATACGGACATCCACGACACGCTGAAGATGCTGAACATCCACCACGTCAACCACTGTACGTTCGTCCCGGACACGGACGCGTACAACGGCATGGTGTCGAAGGTCAACGACTTCGTGGCCTTCGGCGAGCCCAGCCAGGACACCGTCGAACTCCTGCTCGAGACCCGCGCCGAGCCCGCCGAGGGCGACGCCGACGTCGACGACGAGTGGATCGCCGAGAACACCGAGTTCGACGACATCGAGGGGCTGGCCTGGGCGCTGGTCTCCGAGGAGACGACGCTGCAGGAGCAGGGTCTCTCCCCGACACTCCGTCTGCACCCGCCGCGTGGCGGCCACGACGGCATCAAACACCCGACCAAGGAGGGCGGTGAACTCGGGCGACACGACACCGAGGGCATCGACGCGCTCCTGGAGGCGATGCGATAA
- a CDS encoding 50S ribosomal protein L5, which produces MSSDSESGADFHEMREPSIEKVVVHMGIGHGGQDLANAEDIITEITGQSPVRTRAKKTVGEFDIRQGDPIGTKVTLRGDDAEAFLETALPLAELAASQFDDTGNFSFGIEEHTEFPSQEYDPSIGIYGLDVTVNLVRPGYRVAKRDKASRSIPSNHRLNPADAVAFIESTFDVEVSE; this is translated from the coding sequence ATGAGCTCGGATAGCGAATCCGGCGCCGACTTCCACGAGATGCGCGAACCGAGCATCGAGAAGGTCGTCGTCCACATGGGCATCGGCCACGGTGGCCAGGACCTGGCTAACGCCGAGGACATCATCACCGAGATTACGGGACAGAGCCCGGTTCGAACCCGGGCCAAGAAGACCGTCGGCGAGTTCGACATCCGGCAGGGCGACCCCATCGGTACGAAGGTCACCCTCCGCGGTGACGACGCCGAGGCGTTCCTCGAGACCGCGCTGCCGCTCGCCGAACTGGCCGCGAGCCAGTTCGACGACACCGGCAACTTCAGCTTCGGTATCGAGGAACACACCGAGTTCCCGAGCCAGGAGTACGACCCGAGCATCGGAATCTACGGGCTGGACGTGACGGTCAACCTCGTCCGCCCCGGCTATCGCGTCGCCAAGCGGGACAAGGCGTCCCGCTCGATTCCGTCGAACCACCGACTCAACCCGGCGGACGCAGTCGCCTTCATCGAGTCGACCTTCGACGTTGAGGTGAGCGAATGA
- a CDS encoding 50S ribosomal protein L32e, with product MADNDEYDELTDISGVGEAKADALREAGFQTVDDIRGADQSELAEAQGVGNALAARIKADVGGLEVETETDAEVEEEGEDESEADEDVETELQPRGLADKTPDLDDETARLLAQRHRVGGPQFNRQDHHKKKRVPTSWRKPRGDLSKQRRGIKGKGDTVEAGFRSPKAVRGKHPSGFEEVRVHNTDDLEGVDGDVEAVRIASKVGARKRERIEEEAEDAGIRVLNPTYEEVEVSE from the coding sequence ATGGCGGACAACGACGAATACGACGAACTCACCGATATCAGCGGCGTCGGCGAGGCAAAGGCCGACGCACTTCGCGAAGCGGGCTTCCAGACGGTCGACGACATCCGCGGGGCCGACCAGTCGGAACTGGCCGAAGCCCAGGGTGTCGGCAACGCGCTGGCCGCCCGAATCAAGGCCGACGTCGGCGGGCTCGAAGTCGAGACCGAGACCGACGCCGAAGTCGAAGAGGAAGGCGAAGACGAGTCCGAGGCCGACGAGGACGTGGAGACGGAGCTCCAGCCCCGCGGTCTCGCCGACAAGACGCCGGACCTGGACGACGAGACGGCCCGACTGCTGGCCCAGCGACACCGCGTCGGCGGCCCGCAGTTCAACCGGCAGGACCACCACAAGAAAAAGCGCGTCCCGACCTCCTGGCGCAAGCCGCGCGGCGACCTCTCGAAACAGCGCCGCGGTATCAAGGGGAAGGGCGACACCGTCGAGGCGGGCTTCCGCTCGCCGAAGGCGGTCCGTGGCAAACACCCCTCGGGCTTCGAGGAAGTCCGTGTCCACAACACGGACGACCTGGAGGGCGTCGACGGCGACGTCGAGGCCGTCCGCATCGCCTCGAAGGTCGGCGCCCGCAAGCGCGAGCGCATCGAGGAGGAAGCCGAGGACGCGGGTATCCGCGTGCTCAACCCCACCTACGAGGAAGTCGAGGTGAGTGAGTAA
- a CDS encoding 30S ribosomal protein S14 translates to MSESETQQTERTGQLESCQRCGREQGLVGKYDIWLCRQCFREISRGMGFRKYS, encoded by the coding sequence ATGAGCGAAAGCGAGACCCAACAGACCGAACGGACCGGCCAGCTCGAGTCCTGTCAGCGCTGCGGGCGCGAGCAGGGACTCGTCGGCAAGTACGACATCTGGCTGTGTCGCCAGTGCTTCCGGGAGATCTCCCGAGGCATGGGCTTCAGGAAGTACAGCTAA